The Sphingomonas sanguinis nucleotide sequence CGACGCCCCCGGATTGCGGGGTGCGGAGGGGCGGGGTTCGGCGGCGATCGTCGACCAGCTGCCTATCATGGCCTCGACCGGGCTGGGCCCCGGGCGCGACAAGCTCTTCGTGCGCGGGATAGCGGACAGCAGCTTCTCCGGCTCCACCCAGGCCGCAGTCGGCCAGTATCTCGGCGAAGTCCGCCTCAACTACAACGCACCCGATCCGAGTCTCGCGCTGTACGATCTATCCGGAATCGAGGTTCTCGAGGGGCCGCAGTCCACGCTGTACGGAGCCGGCTCGCTGGGCGGCATCCTCCGGCTCGTGCCCCGCAGGCCCGTCGCCGGCCGATGGGAGGGGAGCGTCACCTCGGCGGTCTCGCTCGCGGCGAACGGGCGATCCGGTACGGACCTCGCCGGAGTGCTGAACGTGCCGCTCGGCACGCGCTCCGCCGCCAGGATCGTCGCCTACCGGAACACGGTGTCGGGTGCAGTTGACGACGTCGGACGCGGTCTCCGGGCGGTCGGGGACTATCGCACGACTGGGGCTCGCGCGATGGTCGCACTGCCGGTCGGCGATGGATGGTCGATCGACCTGACGGGAGCCCATCAGGTCATCGACCATTCGGATGCCCGCTACGCGGAGGGCCCGCGCGACCCGCCCTCGCGCTCCTCGGCGATCGCTCAGCCGGCCGGCATCCGGTTCTCGCTCGCAGCCGTCACGCTGCGCAAGCGCTGGAACAGCGGCCTGGAACTGGTCAGCACCTCGTCGATGGTGAGCAACGACGCCCGCGCTCGATACGACCTGTCGAAGATCGTGGCGGGGGTCTCGAGCGACAGCCGCGACCGGGCGAGAGTGATCAGCCACGAGACGCGTCTGTCGCGGACCAAGCGACGGGGCGGGTGGGTGCTCGGTCTCCATGCGATGAGCAGCTCTGACCTGCTGGCGACAACGCTGACCGGCGCCGATGTCGAAACCCGCGGCAGCGAGGTCGGCACCGGAGTCGTCGATGCCGCGTTGTTCGGAGAAGCGACGGTGCCCGTGTCGCGAACGTGGACCGCGACCGTCGGCGGTCGCATCTCGTATTCCGAGGTGCGCGTCTCCGGCGAGCTGCCGTCGGCGGTCGATCCGTCCCGCTTGTCCACGCTGGACGGCGGAACGACCAGGTTTCTTCCCTCCGCCGCGCTCGGCTGGCATCCCATCGCAGGCGCGTCGGCGTATCTCCGCTACCAACGCGGCTATCGCGTGGGCGGCCTCACCATCCATCCTCTCAGCGATCCCTACGGTACCCTGCCGGATTACATGGTGAACGTCTTCCACCCGGACTCACTGGACATGGTGGAGATCGGCGTCCGGTTCGGTCGGACCAAAAACTCGCCGTTGACCGGAATGATCGCGCTGTCCGCCACGAGATGGAAGCGCATCCAGGCCGACCTGTTCGATTCCTACGGCCCGTTCACCGGGAACGTCGGCGATGGGCGCATCCTCGGCATCGAGACGAGCGTCGGTTGGCACGTGACGCCGAGCCTGACCCTCTCCGCAGCGGCGTTCGTGGCCGACACCACCCTTTACCGCGACGAAACGGCCTCCCGCCCTTCAAACCGCCAGTGGCTGCCCAACATACCGCTTGCGACCGCCCGTCTTGATGCGGAGTGGAGGTCGCGGATCGGTGATGCCGACCTCACGCTGCGAGGTCGAACACGGTACGTCGGCCTGTCGCGTCTCGGCGTGGGTGAGGACCTGTCGATACGGCAGGGCGACTATCTCGAGGTCGGCACGGGCGCCGAGATCATTATCGATGGACGCAGTCTCTTCCTCGACGTCGACAACCTGTTCGACGTGCGCGGCAACCGCTTCGCGCTCGGGAACCCCTTCACGGCCATGAGCGGTGATCAGCGGACACCGCTCCAGCCGCGGACCGTGCGGGTGGGAGCTCGGTTCACCTTCTGAGCGGAGTTGAGGTGGTCGTCTATCGCCTTCGTCCATGCGTCAGCGGCCTCGACGCCGCGGATGGAAGGAACATTCGATGAAGATTCTAGCTCTGATCGCCGCCTCCACGCTCATCGCGGCTCCAGCTGTCGCGCAGACGCAGACCGGGACGAAGCCTGCACGACCGGCTCCCCGGGCGACGAAGGTTGCTGCGCCGGTGAAGACCGTGACTGCCAAGGACGCCAAGGTGAAGGTGGAGCACGCGAAGCGGGAAGCTCCCTCAAAGCCCCGCCCCAAGCGCTGAGCAGGCCGGCGCCCGCCGTCCGACGACGGGCGCCACCTTCACGAAGGAACCTCAAATGGACGACGAGGCTACCGATGCGCGTTAGGGGTGTCTTCGCCACGCTCTCCGACCGCCTGCGCCAGGCACTGTCGCGCGTCGGCCTGCGCGCGGGGGAGTACGACGGCGACTACGACCGCCTGTCGCGTCTCTACCGGCTTCCGGACCCGTGGCGTCTCGGACGGCCCCAGGAGGTCGAGCGATATCGCCGTACGAACGACATCATCAGGCTGCTGGCGCCGGAGCGCGGCGCCCTGCTGGAGATCGGTTCGGGGGAAGGGCATCACACTCAGCACCTGATGGAGGTGGCCAGCGCGGTCGTCGGTATCGAGATCAGCGCCGAAGCCGTCAGACGTGCGCGCGACCGAGTTCCGAGCGCCACCTTCCACCGGGGACGCGGAGAGGATCTCGAGCTTATCGTCGGCGATCGACGCTTCGCGGTGGCCACCGCGTGCGAGGTCCTGTGCTACTCGCCCGCGGCGCATTTCATCCTGGAGCAGATGGCGAGGGTCGCCGATCGCGTGGTCGTGACGACCTACGAAGGACAGGAGCGGCGGGTCGCGCCGCTCTTCCACGACGACCGTTGGATCCGCCTCCCCGACATCGTCGTCGGACGATACCGGTGGCACTGCAGGGTGTGGACGTCCGACGCCCGGCCGAGTGCGCCTGAGTGTCGACCTTCCTGAGTACGATGGAGAACGGACGGTATCTGCTGGAGAAGCGATCGGCGGGTCCGGACCGATGGAACGGGATCGAGCGCCAAGTCAGGGGGGCTCAGAACGACGACAATGCCGCGGCGATCATCGCCCAGCAAGAGAGGGTCAGAACAAGGAGTATTATCAGGCGTGCGCGTCGGGAAAGCGGACGGTCCAAGTCGACAACTCCATCTTCATGTGCTTGGCTGATCCAGCGCGGCTCCAGGAGAGAAGCCGTCGACCTCCAGCACCACCGAGACGAAGTCGGCGTCCGAGTGCCTCAGCGAAGCCCATCGTTCGGAATGTCGATTTGAAGGAGGACTATGCCGTGTTGCGGGGCTACGATGCGTACCTCCCACAGTTGAGCAGGGTACGATGGGTCCGCCGGCATCCGGATGCGCGGCACCGACTGAACAGGAAAATCGTTCCGCGGATGTGAGGTGGTCCTCGATCGGCTTCGTCTCAAGGCGTCGAAACCTGCGACGATCCGCTGCCGGATCTTAGGCGCCGGGGAGGGCGTCCGGAGTACAGCATCAGCTGGGCCGACGTTCCCGCCGGGAACGGAGTGCCAATGAACAAGTCCCAGCTGATCGAGAGCCTGCTAGACGCCGAACCGCATCTGCGACGCCGGGACGTGGCGCGGGCGGTGAACGCTTTCTTCGACTGCATCATCGAGGGCTTGGGCAGAGGGGCGCGGATAGAGATCCGAGGGTTCGGCGGCTTCTCCACGCGACCCCGCGGCACCCGCACTGCGCGAAATCCCAAGAACGGTCAGTTCGTCGAACTCGGCCCGACACGCATCCCGTACTTCCGCGCCTCGAAGATGATGAGGCCGCGCCTGAACGCTGGCGCGTCCCCGCGTGAGGCGGTGCTGATGGGAAAGCTCGTCAAACGATCGTCTCCTCGCAGCAAGGCGTGATCCGCAACCGAAGCCGATCGGGCGGGTGGGTTGGTCGGATCGAATATCGTTTCGGTTGGGCGGCTGGCGGATGGCGCAATTCGAAGCGTCGAGATCAGGAGGCTGACGTGCACTTCGCGGAAGGAGGAAGCAGATTGCCGGAAGGGTCGCGGGCATGAGGCGTTCGCTCAGTCTGACTGTATTGGCCGGAGCGATCCCCATCGTCGCATTGTGCGCGACCTTCGGTGCGATGACGTTGCGAAACGAGCAGGAGACGATCGCGGCTCGTGGCCGCACCAACGCCAACCTGGCTGCGACGCTCGTCGAGGAGATGCTTCGAAGCAACGTCGAAGCTGTCAGGATGGTGGCGCAATCGCCGGCTATCGACGTTGGAAGGCCCGACATGGGACGTTTCGCCGTCCTCGCTCGTCGCATTCTCGCCGCTCAGAGCGATTGGAAGGCGATCATCCTGACGGACGCGGCCGGTGGAGTGCTCTTCAGCACGCTGTCCAAGGGCGGGACGGCGGACCGACCGACGATCGCAGTGGGTCGACGCGGCGGAATGCGCGAGCCGTTCGCTATCGGGGTCGGGCCCGTCTTCATCGACTCGAGCGGCGAACGCGTCTTCAACGTCTCCGTCCCGGTGGGAAGGCGGGAACGGCCTCGACTCATCGTCTCGGCGTCCATTCCCGTGGGCAGTCTGAAGCGACTCATGAACGTGGAGCCGCTCGATGCGGGCTGGACCGCCTCCGTGGTCACGCGGTCCGGCCCCGCGCTGATCGTTCCCGATGCCCAACGAGCTCCGGTCGCCACCGAGCCGCGTCCCGTCGAAATGTGGATGCCCATACGCGGATCGTCGTGGGCGGTGAGGATCACCGCGCCGGCGCAGGCATTCCTGGCTCCGGTGCGACGTGCCGCGCTCCTGCTGCTCGGTGCGGCCGCGGTCTGCGCCTTGCTCCTGGCGTTGCTGACGCGGAGGCTGGCGCTCGAACTCCGGCAGGAACGCCGGCGCGAGGCATCCGACCTGCAGCGTCAGCGCATGGAGGCGCTGGGTCGTCTCACCGGCGGCGTGGCGCACGACTTCAACAACCTGCTAACCCCGATCATCATCGGCCTGGACGTCGCGAGCCAACGGACGATCGACGCCGGAACCAAACAGCACCTGGGGGCGGCCCTGGCGGCGTCGGAGCGCGCCAAGACGTTGGTCAGCCGTCTGCTTTCATTCTCCCGTCAGCAGCAGCTCTCGCCCGAGGCGATCGAGCCAAGTGTTCTGATCGAAGACATCAAAGGCCTGATCGAGGGCCTGGTGACCCCGTCGATCACCGTAGCGGTCGAGATGGAGCAGGATCTCTGCCCCGTGAAGGCCGACCGCAACCAGCTCGAACTCGCTGTCCTGAACCTCGTCGTCAATGCGCGCGACGCGATGGCCGGAGGGGGGCTGCTGAAGGTTTCCGCCGCGCGCGTCTTCCGGGACAATGGAGCCTCACTCGGCAACGGGGAGCATGTTGCGATCACCGTGTCGGATAGCGGGACCGGCATGGATGCGGCGACGTTGGCGTGCGCAGTCGATCCGTTCTTCACCACGAAGCCCGTGGGAAAGGGGACGGGCCTCGGCCTGTCGATGGTCGACGGTTTCGCCGTCCAGTCGGGAGGAGCGTTCATCCTCGAAAGCGAATGCGGGAAAGGCACGAGAGCTAGCATAATCCTGCCCTGTACCAGCGAGCGACCGGTGCCTTCACTGGCGGCGACCGACGTCGAGGCTCCCGGGGGGCTCGAGATCCTGCTCGTCGATGACGACCAGAGGGTGCGTCGTGCCTGTGCCGAGGTGCTGCGAGAGGCGGGGCACAAGGTCGTCGAGGCGGGCGACGTGGATGACGCCCTGACCGTGCTGGCTGCGCAGAGCGGCATAGGCATGGTCATCACGGACTTCGTCATGCCCGGAAGGTCCGGAGCCCACTTGATCGCTTGTCTGAAGGCCGAATGGCCTCACGTCGCGATTCTGATGGTCACGGGATACGCCGAGGATCAGATCGATTCGCCAGTGGGCGTGAACCTCCTGCTCAAGCCATTCCGAGGCTCCGCTCTTCTAGAAGCGGTCGATCAAGCGACGAGAAGATCGAACTGAGGGACGGATCTCGGACCGTTGCGCATCAGGAACAGATCGCCGCGACATCTATTGACCAAGATCAAGACGGCAATCAATCAACAGAAGGTGGATGATGACGCGACGTGTGGCCGATGTGATCGTGGAAACGCTAGCCGCTGCAGGCGCGAAGCGCTGTTATGGCGTACCGGGCGACACGCTCAATTACGTCACCGACGCCATCCGCCGCAGCGACATGCGCTGGATCCATGTCCGGCATGAAGAGGCCGGTGCCTTTGCCGCTGGGGCCGACGCGCTGCTGACCGGCGAACTGGCGCTGTGCGCCGGATCGTGCGGCCCCGGCAGCCTGCATTTCATCAACGGGGTCTGGGAATCGAACAGGAACCGCGCGCCGGTGGTGCTCATCGCCAGCCAGATCGTGCAGGACGAACTCGGCTTCGACTTCCCGCAGGAGGTAGACTTCAAGTCGGTCTACGCCAAAGGTACCGTCTTCTGCGAAGAGATCCGCACCCCCGCCCAGGCGAGGCGGATGACGGCGATGGCCGCGCAGGCGGCGCTCTCCAAGCGTGGCGTCGCGGTCCTGATCGTGCCGGTCGACGTGTCCAAGGCCGAGGCGCCCGACGAACCGGACTTTGCCGTCCACCGTGCCGCACCAGTGATCCGTCCGTCGGATGGGGAATTGGCCCGGATCGCCGATGCGCTCAACAGCGGCGAGCGGATCGCCATCTATGGCGGCTCGGGCTGCGAGCACGCGCATGACGCGGTCGTCGCCCTCGCCCAGCGGTTGCAGGCCCCGGTCGCGCGGACCAGCCGGGCCAAGGACTTTCTGGAACACGACAACCCCTATGACGTCGGCATGACCGGCGTGTTCGGTACGGCGGGCGGCTATCAGGCGCTGATGGACTGCGACACGCTGCTGCTGCTCGGCTGCGACTTTGCGTGGCGGCAATTCTATCCGAGCAAGGCGACGATCATCCAGATCGACGTGGAGGGCACGCATCTGGGCCGTCGCCATCCGATCGACATCGCGGCGGTGGGGACGATCGCCGACACGCTCAAGGCGCTGATCCCGTTGGTCACCCCGCGTGAGGATCGCAGTTTCCTGGACCATGCCCTGTCGCATGCGCAAAAGGCGGAAGCCGCGCTCGATGCGCGCCAGACGGCCGGGCACCGCGAGGTGATCCATCCACAATATCTGACCGGGTTGATCGCGCAACATGCCGCGACGGATGCGGTCTTCACCGCCGATGGCGGCTCGCCCATGGTCTGGTGCCTGCGCCACATCCCGTCGACCGGCGCGAACCGGACGGTGGTCAGCCTCAGCCACGGGACGATGGCGAATGCCATGCCGCAGGCGCTGGGTGCGCAGGCTGCCTATCCGGGGCGGCAGGTCATTTCCATGTCGGGTGACGGCGGGCTGACCATGCTGCTGGGCGACATGCTGACCGCGGTGCAGGAGCACCTGCCGATCAAGGTCGTCGTCTTCAACAACGGCACGCTCGGTTTCGTCGAGATCGAGCAGAAGGTAGAGGGGCTGCTCGACACCTTCACCAACCTGCAGAACCCCGATTTCGGCCGCATGGCGGAGGCCATGGGCTGGTGGGGCCGGCGGGTCGAACATCCCGATGCGCTCGACGATGCCGTGAGGGCATGGCTTGCCGAACCCGGCCCCGCACTGCTGGATGTCGTAACGGTGCGCGACGAGTTGGTCATGCCGCCCAAGATCGAACCCGGACAGGTATTCGGCATGGCCCTCTATTCGGCCAAGGGTATCCTCTCTGGTCCCAAGGAAGCGACCAACGTCATGGACATGCTCAAAAACGCGATCCTTCCATGAAGGACGAGCCTGGACTGAGGCTCAATCAGAGCCAGAAAGCAAATGCGGTTGCGATGGCGACGCTTGAGAGGAAGTTGATGGCGAGTCTGTCGTAGCGGGTGGCGACACGGCGGAAATCCTTGAGATGGCAGAAGGCGTTCTCGATGAGGTGCCTGCCACGGTATCGGGTCCCTGCCGTATCGGATGGCTCGTTTCCGGGCGCGTCGCCCCGGCATGACGGGAACGGCTCCAGCGTCGCAGAGTGAGCGGCGCAGCCGGTCGGCGTCGTAGCCCTTGTCAGCAAGGAGGTAGCGCATGCGACCGGCCCGCTCGAGGAGCGCAGGTGCCGCTTTCACGTCGCCGACGTTGCAGATGATCGCACCGATAATTTGTCGAACGTCGATAGGTTTTCATATCTCAAGAGCTCCACAGCCGCGAATGACCGACTGGCGGTCCTTCGCGGCTGATTGTCTCGCCTCTCGCCCTTACCTAATTGGAAGGGTTCACGCGCCACATCGATCGTACGTCATCGAATGTTGGAGGCGCTCCGGGACCAATTGGAGCCGCTGCGGAGAAACTCGCCCCGGGGACGGAAGGCAGCTGCGACGTCGTTCGAAGCCTGCAGGCGCCACATCAGCCATGCCGTGGAGTATCCCAGGTATGGGTACATGCCCTGTACACAGCCCAGGCGGGCGCAGTCCGGGCGATCGCCGTTCTGAATGTCTGCATGGACCGCGTACCGCAGCAGCGCGAACGCCTTCTCCGCGGTATCCGGTACTGGATCGTACCAGTCCGAAGTGCCGCTGTCCGGCGTGCTGGTCCATTGGAATATCGACGCGGTCACGTTCGACTTGCGATATGACGACGGCGTGACCTTGCAGCACAGGGCGGAGAAGAACCAAGGCGACGTGTGGAACGCGACATATGTCTTGAACACGGGGCTCAGCCGAGCGTGCAGGCTGGTAACGGCCGCCCCGCCCTGCGAGTGACCGACAGCTCCGACATTCGCAGCGTCCACCTTTCCGTAGAACGGGCTCGAGGACGTCTCGCCGAGCTTCAGCACATATTTGGCGGCATCTTCGGTCGTGGCACCATTCCCGGTACTCGTGTCCTGGCTCGCCACGACGATGAACCCCCAGGACGCGAGATGCTTGAGATAATATGCGTAGTTCTCCGGCTTCTGACCAGTTCCGTTGGCCCAGCTCACGACGGGGTGCCTGTATCCACGCCTGCCGCCCTTCGCAGCGTCCGTTCCCAGCTGCGTGGGGTACCAGATATCGCAGAGCTTGTTCTTGCGGTCACAGGCGTCGCGGGTTGTCATCCGGGTCACCGACCACGGGCCAAGGACCTGATACCTCGCCTCTACCGGCCCCTTCGTTTCGTAACTCGACACTCGCGCTTGTACGGGTAGTGCGTAAGCCGCCGCTACCAGGGCACTGATTAGAACTTTGTTCATCAAAATAAATCCTTGCCGAACTTTGAAGCGCTACAATTCAAACCTGGTGTTATTTGTTACGCTCGAGGAAGCCCTGCATCTTCAGCCACGCGGTGAATTCAGGTATCAGCATGGCATTCGTGGTTCCGGGCCTTCCCGTGCCGAAACCGTGTCCGCCGCCCTGATAGACGTGGAGTTCGACCGGTCGCTTGGCCTGCCGCCAGGATTGAACGATGTCGAAGTTCTGCTTTCCGAACAGGAAGTCGTCCATTGCCAGAGCCGCGAAGAGCGGCGGCGCATTCGGCGGCACCTTTGCGGCGTCCATCGGGCCATAGACATAACCGATGAAAGCAGGCGGCGTCGGAGCATCCTCATTCCTCTTGCCGGCGTCGAGGATCGGTGAGATCGCGGCTATGGCGCCAGCGGAGAAACCGATCATCCCGACGCGTTCGGGGTCGATCTTCCATTCCTTCGAGTGGCTGCGAACGAGCTTGAGCGCTTCCACGCCGTCCTTGATGGCGTTCGTCGGATCAAGGGAGGACCGGGATCCGTCGCCACCAGTTCCGG carries:
- a CDS encoding TonB-dependent receptor domain-containing protein, whose product is MAALFVAPCAVKAQGRRVDVAAGSLANAIIALARQTGTTIVTSDAAAPGVRVRGVHGLLTVDAALRAMLAGTNFEGARLNATTFVVRRRPPPPRRPVLPPRRPPPPPDTGPDIVVTATKIDQPLSTFNGTAHVLSLDAPGLRGAEGRGSAAIVDQLPIMASTGLGPGRDKLFVRGIADSSFSGSTQAAVGQYLGEVRLNYNAPDPSLALYDLSGIEVLEGPQSTLYGAGSLGGILRLVPRRPVAGRWEGSVTSAVSLAANGRSGTDLAGVLNVPLGTRSAARIVAYRNTVSGAVDDVGRGLRAVGDYRTTGARAMVALPVGDGWSIDLTGAHQVIDHSDARYAEGPRDPPSRSSAIAQPAGIRFSLAAVTLRKRWNSGLELVSTSSMVSNDARARYDLSKIVAGVSSDSRDRARVISHETRLSRTKRRGGWVLGLHAMSSSDLLATTLTGADVETRGSEVGTGVVDAALFGEATVPVSRTWTATVGGRISYSEVRVSGELPSAVDPSRLSTLDGGTTRFLPSAALGWHPIAGASAYLRYQRGYRVGGLTIHPLSDPYGTLPDYMVNVFHPDSLDMVEIGVRFGRTKNSPLTGMIALSATRWKRIQADLFDSYGPFTGNVGDGRILGIETSVGWHVTPSLTLSAAAFVADTTLYRDETASRPSNRQWLPNIPLATARLDAEWRSRIGDADLTLRGRTRYVGLSRLGVGEDLSIRQGDYLEVGTGAEIIIDGRSLFLDVDNLFDVRGNRFALGNPFTAMSGDQRTPLQPRTVRVGARFTF
- a CDS encoding class I SAM-dependent methyltransferase, which encodes MRVRGVFATLSDRLRQALSRVGLRAGEYDGDYDRLSRLYRLPDPWRLGRPQEVERYRRTNDIIRLLAPERGALLEIGSGEGHHTQHLMEVASAVVGIEISAEAVRRARDRVPSATFHRGRGEDLELIVGDRRFAVATACEVLCYSPAAHFILEQMARVADRVVVTTYEGQERRVAPLFHDDRWIRLPDIVVGRYRWHCRVWTSDARPSAPECRPS
- a CDS encoding HU family DNA-binding protein gives rise to the protein MNKSQLIESLLDAEPHLRRRDVARAVNAFFDCIIEGLGRGARIEIRGFGGFSTRPRGTRTARNPKNGQFVELGPTRIPYFRASKMMRPRLNAGASPREAVLMGKLVKRSSPRSKA
- a CDS encoding ATP-binding protein yields the protein MRRSLSLTVLAGAIPIVALCATFGAMTLRNEQETIAARGRTNANLAATLVEEMLRSNVEAVRMVAQSPAIDVGRPDMGRFAVLARRILAAQSDWKAIILTDAAGGVLFSTLSKGGTADRPTIAVGRRGGMREPFAIGVGPVFIDSSGERVFNVSVPVGRRERPRLIVSASIPVGSLKRLMNVEPLDAGWTASVVTRSGPALIVPDAQRAPVATEPRPVEMWMPIRGSSWAVRITAPAQAFLAPVRRAALLLLGAAAVCALLLALLTRRLALELRQERRREASDLQRQRMEALGRLTGGVAHDFNNLLTPIIIGLDVASQRTIDAGTKQHLGAALAASERAKTLVSRLLSFSRQQQLSPEAIEPSVLIEDIKGLIEGLVTPSITVAVEMEQDLCPVKADRNQLELAVLNLVVNARDAMAGGGLLKVSAARVFRDNGASLGNGEHVAITVSDSGTGMDAATLACAVDPFFTTKPVGKGTGLGLSMVDGFAVQSGGAFILESECGKGTRASIILPCTSERPVPSLAATDVEAPGGLEILLVDDDQRVRRACAEVLREAGHKVVEAGDVDDALTVLAAQSGIGMVITDFVMPGRSGAHLIACLKAEWPHVAILMVTGYAEDQIDSPVGVNLLLKPFRGSALLEAVDQATRRSN
- a CDS encoding thiamine pyrophosphate-dependent enzyme, yielding MTRRVADVIVETLAAAGAKRCYGVPGDTLNYVTDAIRRSDMRWIHVRHEEAGAFAAGADALLTGELALCAGSCGPGSLHFINGVWESNRNRAPVVLIASQIVQDELGFDFPQEVDFKSVYAKGTVFCEEIRTPAQARRMTAMAAQAALSKRGVAVLIVPVDVSKAEAPDEPDFAVHRAAPVIRPSDGELARIADALNSGERIAIYGGSGCEHAHDAVVALAQRLQAPVARTSRAKDFLEHDNPYDVGMTGVFGTAGGYQALMDCDTLLLLGCDFAWRQFYPSKATIIQIDVEGTHLGRRHPIDIAAVGTIADTLKALIPLVTPREDRSFLDHALSHAQKAEAALDARQTAGHREVIHPQYLTGLIAQHAATDAVFTADGGSPMVWCLRHIPSTGANRTVVSLSHGTMANAMPQALGAQAAYPGRQVISMSGDGGLTMLLGDMLTAVQEHLPIKVVVFNNGTLGFVEIEQKVEGLLDTFTNLQNPDFGRMAEAMGWWGRRVEHPDALDDAVRAWLAEPGPALLDVVTVRDELVMPPKIEPGQVFGMALYSAKGILSGPKEATNVMDMLKNAILP
- a CDS encoding poly(ethylene terephthalate) hydrolase family protein, which produces MTTRDACDRKNKLCDIWYPTQLGTDAAKGGRRGYRHPVVSWANGTGQKPENYAYYLKHLASWGFIVVASQDTSTGNGATTEDAAKYVLKLGETSSSPFYGKVDAANVGAVGHSQGGAAVTSLHARLSPVFKTYVAFHTSPWFFSALCCKVTPSSYRKSNVTASIFQWTSTPDSGTSDWYDPVPDTAEKAFALLRYAVHADIQNGDRPDCARLGCVQGMYPYLGYSTAWLMWRLQASNDVAAAFRPRGEFLRSGSNWSRSASNIR
- a CDS encoding alpha/beta hydrolase encodes the protein MSTGSDGGVRNVTYPTLTPVLPRPGTANGAAVIVAPGGAFMSLSIDSEGRQVARKLADQGITAFVLKYRVNPTPRSKLAYTAGLLMALTGTGGDGSRSSLDPTNAIKDGVEALKLVRSHSKEWKIDPERVGMIGFSAGAIAAISPILDAGKRNEDAPTPPAFIGYVYGPMDAAKVPPNAPPLFAALAMDDFLFGKQNFDIVQSWRQAKRPVELHVYQGGGHGFGTGRPGTTNAMLIPEFTAWLKMQGFLERNK